CCGCAATCCGCCCCGGCGCTGGTTCTTACGCAGCGCGGCAGGGGCTTTGGGCTCGGCATTTGCCATCGGCGCGCCGCGCATCGCAGCAGCGCAGATCCACCCCCCGGACCCGGCGCAGCCGCAGCTTTCCACGTTCAGGAGCTTTGCCCAGCAGGCCACGGACGATCAGCTGCTCGAACAGCTCAGCGGCGAACACCTGTTGTACAAGATGACCTTCATGGGTTTCATCGACGCTGCCGAGACGCACCTGAGAATCGAGCGCGGCCCGCAGGACAACCAGCTCACAGCCACCATTGACGCCCGGGCGCGGGGACTGTTCGGCTGGCTCACCGGCTACCGTCGGGAACAGCAAGTGAGCGTAATGCAGCTCGGACTTGACCCGTACACCCAGCGCCGCAGGCTGATCACCGTGGGCCTGGAGCGCAGCAGCAAATACAACGGCAGCCAGACTCACTCCAAACACACCCTGGAGTACGGCTCGACGCGCATCTGGTCGTACAAGGAATACGATGACGGACGGCTGAAGAACGGTCGCCAGACCTTGATCCCGCCCGGCGTGATCTACGAGAGTCTGCCCAGCGCGCTGTACAACTTCCGCCTCGGGGTCTACGGCCCGCTGAAGCCCGGCCGCAGCTTTGAACTACAGACGATCCCGTTCAAGGGGGTCGATACCTTCCGCCTGCGCGTGGCCGAGCAAGAGCTGCTTGCCCAAGAGCAACGCTGGATCGCACACACGCCCGGCGCGCGCTGGCTGGCCGTAATCGAGATCAACCGCAAGATCTACGGCATCAAGGCCGGGCAGGCGCAAATTTTGGTCGACTCCGCACTGCTGCCGTTGGCCGGCAAAATCAATAACGCCCTGGCCTTCGGCAACCTTGAGACCGAGTTGCTCAACAATCCGCATAACGGCAAGTAGCACGAAAAAATGCAGCGTCCCAGCCGGGTGCTGTATCATTACCGGAAATACAGCTAATCACGGAGAGAGCATGAGTCAGCCCGATTCAATCCCGCTGCATCATTGCCCGCGCTGTAAAGATACGGCCCTGGCCTCGACCCCCGCGGCCAACGGCATAATCGTCGACGTCTGCCCGCGCTGTCACGGGATCTTCCTGGACTACGGCGAGGTCAACTACTTTGTGCGGCCCGGCGAGATCGACCCCTACTACCAGACCGGGTTGATCGAGCCGCACCAGAGCCAGTTGCGCTGCCCCAACGACGGCCAGATGATGTGGGAGGGCGGCCTGCTGCACAAGGATCTGCAGGTCGACGAATGCTCCCACTGCCGCGGGCTGTGGTTCGGCAATAAGGAACTGGCCAAGCTGCAGG
The window above is part of the Candidatus Alcyoniella australis genome. Proteins encoded here:
- a CDS encoding DUF3108 domain-containing protein, giving the protein MKLGDNRNPPRRWFLRSAAGALGSAFAIGAPRIAAAQIHPPDPAQPQLSTFRSFAQQATDDQLLEQLSGEHLLYKMTFMGFIDAAETHLRIERGPQDNQLTATIDARARGLFGWLTGYRREQQVSVMQLGLDPYTQRRRLITVGLERSSKYNGSQTHSKHTLEYGSTRIWSYKEYDDGRLKNGRQTLIPPGVIYESLPSALYNFRLGVYGPLKPGRSFELQTIPFKGVDTFRLRVAEQELLAQEQRWIAHTPGARWLAVIEINRKIYGIKAGQAQILVDSALLPLAGKINNALAFGNLETELLNNPHNGK